In Cervus elaphus chromosome 3, mCerEla1.1, whole genome shotgun sequence, the genomic stretch CGCTTCGCCCGTCGCGAGCTCCGAGCCGTCTCGACCGCGCTCCCGCCACGTCTCCGGGAGGTGCCGCCcgcgcccctccccgccccgcggcGGGGGCTGGGCGGCGGCTGGGGCCCACGGGCGCCGCGCTCCGCACACGCGCGCGCGGGGCCGGCTCTCCGCGCGGGAGAACGCCCGGGGCGCTTCCTGCAGAGGCGGACACCGGCTCCGGCGCCGCGACCCGAAAACCCAGGCGCAGCCCGGAAGTCCCCAGGCCCCCCGCTCCTCAGTACCCTTCGGGGAAATCCCGTGCCCCTCTGCAGGAGGCGAGAGGAAGACAAAAACCCCGTGAAACTGAAGCCCGGCCGCGCTGCGGGATGGGCGGCAGCGGCGGGAGCCCGGCGCCCGCGGACACGCGCCCCGTCTCGCGCTCCGCTGCTCCAGTGAGTCGGCCGAACCATAGAGATCACTTAAGGAGGCTCGCGCGCTACTCCCCACCACGTGACCGCCCCGCCAGGCCgacccccccaccccgcgccGCCATCTTACATCCGGGGCAGAAGCGGCGTCCCTTCCCCCGCCTCGGCAAAAATTCGACGTGTCACTAGAAATCAGCCCGAGGGGGAACCCGGGTCCCACGTCACCACAGTGCTGAGGCCGCGGGCCGCGCTCCCCAGGCCGCTTAACGGGGCCAAGTGGAGCCGCTAACTTCGCCCGCTGTGTGTCCGCAGAGAAGATGGCGGCACTTACCGCCGTCTAAGTGGACACGTTGGACTCGGGCTGAGGTTTAAAGTTTCTGGCACCTCCTTTCGCATCCGGCAAGGACACCGCAACATGCGCTCCACCCCGCGGCGGGGCCGCTGCGCCACATTCCACAGAAAACCGGCGGGAAAGCTGCTGCACTGCCCGCTTTAATGCGCAGGCTCCTGAGACTTGTGGGtgggttggttttttgtttttttatttaaaggcCAAGTTTGGGAAAAGGCCGACTACCCTGAGCTCCATCTGCTTTGGGGCCAGGCGAGTTTCTTTTTGCCTTCTGAGACTTTTCTGTGAAGTTAAACAAATCGATGTGAACAAAaagcaagcaggggctgccaATTAAGATTCACAACGTCTAATTCGACTTTCCGATAAACGAGTAATTTTTTAGTATATGTCCCCTATACTAAAACTGTTCGAACTTGGAATATAGCTAGTGTCCTGTGTTTTTACGTAAATCTGGCAGTACTGTTAGTCATCACCCTCCTGAAAATCCAGACCacataagaaaaataaggaatgGGGGAACAGTGTGTTCAGACTGGAGACTGCCTCTACGCAGGCTTGGATGCCTTCATGAAAGGCAGAGGGCTGAGGTCCAGACTCCAAACCACACACAAGGGACATCCATGTATAACTGCTTTGGGGAACAATAAGTATTCTTTACCTTTAAAGCAGCACAATGTAACTTTGATAACATCCTCTCAGCCAGAGAATCTCTTTGTAAGTTAAAGATTACATAACACTGGCTTTTCATTTCTATTCTATTTAGTATTGGTGATGGGAcacaatttctttttcaaaaatttttatttgactgtgctgcgTCTTTTATTGCTGCGCGGGCTTTCCTCTGGTTGCAGGGGCCGgcgttactctctagttgccatgcctggccttctcattgtggcttctcttgtagcagaGTCCAGGCCCAGGGCGTATGGGCTTCAGTAATCCCCACCGGTGGGCTCAATGGTTGCTGCTGCCCGCCTGTAGAGCGCCGGCGGAGCAGGTGTCACCTCGGGGCTTCCTTGttcccctggcatgtgggatcttcccagatcagggatccaactcctgtctcctgcattgacaagcacatttttttttttttttttttgctctgagccaccagagaagcctagaaCACAATTTTATGAACAAAGTTTCAAATTAAAAAGCAACCTGTCTGAcaagtttcaaaataaaatttgtaatatGCAAATTAAGAAATACACTTGGTTTGCTTGGGGATTTTTTGgccccaggtggcacttgtgataccttcttatttccctgactaggaatcaaaccccggGCCCTTGACGGAGAAAGCAGGGAGTCCTAACTGTCTTAAGGAATTCCCTAAAATACACTTGGGTGTGTCCACTGACCAATCCCAGTGTCGTGCTTACTGTATGCATTTTAAAGCAAATGCTGAAGTTTGCCTTTGATGTGCAATCAGAACCACTTCCAATTAACAATATTTGTGCATTTTCTGTATATATGGAACATACTTGCAATTAAGTGCTTAACCTGACAAATATGACTAGGCATCACAGTGATGCTTACCACAAaatctgtgtgcttagtcgcttcagtcctgttcaactctttgcaaccccacagactgtagccctccaggctcccctgtccatgggattctccaggcaagaatactggagtgggttgccatttccttctccaggggatcttcctgacccagggatcgaatccgggtatctcatgtctcctgcattggcaagtgcaggagacactctttaccactggcaccatctGGAAATCAGCTAATACTTTCATTATAATTCACACCACCTTGTTCCCATAAGGGATGCTTGGGCTGGCATCCCCCACTGCTGACTCATTGCACCGTGGACCACATTACCCTCCACCACAGCCGATGTCATCTGTTCTAGTGGCACAGATATTCTGATGGTCCTCAAATCGTTATTTGCTCTACAGTATATGCAGATACattctcagtggtaaaagaatcttcctgccaatgcaggaaaccctggagacatgggttcgatccctgggtcaggaagattccctggaggagaaaatgtcaacccactccagtgttcttgcctgaaaaattccatggacagagaagcctggcaggttacagtcagtgggcttgcagagagtcggacatgattgagcatgagCACTACACTACTATACAGATACATTAGAGCATaagatttccaaataaatttaattacaCTAATTTTATCAGATTCCTTTTCACAATTTACCTTTTGACAGCGTTGACACACATGTATTCATCATCCAGACACAATCTGCTGTTACCAGTTCTTTGCCTCCACCCATAGTATCCAGAATCGAATCATCCTTTCCAAATGTGAGCACGCCCAGCTTAACAAGCCTTCACCATGACCTCACAGCAGAAAAACGGCAACAGCCTCCTGTCTTAGCTTTCCCTACTCTATACTCCTTCCACTTTATCCTGCTTATAACTCGTTTATCTTTAGTTTCATAATTTACTACTAAAAATAATGACTCCAAACTTCTGCCACCTCAAATCTAAATTATTCTGCTTGACTTTCAAGGAATTTCATGAGTTGGCCTCAACCCCTTACTGTCAACCTTGCATTATAAAACATGTTGAAATCTACTCTATCAGTTTCCTGGTATCTAGAGAGATATGCCTTGCTCACATTATTTGTCTTTACCTGAAATACCCTCCAATATCCTTTGGACCCATCCAAAACCTATCCAGCCAACAAGGCCCATTTTAAGTTCTGTTTCTACCACTCAGCTTTTTCACTGCCTCTGAATACTAACTTCAATAATACCCTGAACCACAGAAGATTATGCTGATTTTCCTGATTTTGAGATCCCACATTAATCTGTACTAGTCTTTCAAAATATTCTGCACACTTGTCAAAGGTTTGTATTCCCTGCAGAActgtaaactccatgagggcagacaCTAATCCAATGCCCAACACATAATGTTACCAACACAAGACTACATACATAGTTTTGTATTGAGCATTATTTTATGTATGCAGTTTCTTCAGCTAGCTATAAACACCTTTGAGAGCGCTCCCAAAGACTTCTGTCCATTCAGCAAGGACATAGTTATGAACATACACATAGTAGATTCTTAATATGCTGTGTTGTCCAGTGAAGTAAAAAGCTGACCCCTCTGTGAGAAGGTATGCGTTTCTGCCCATTTCTTGAATGACATGTGCTAAAAGTGTTCTGTTTTGTCTTCATGTTAACATCCACCAGTTACCATGTACTCAGGACAGTTCTTTATAACACTCCTTTTTAAAATCCTAATAAACAACTCCATGAGGTAAACACTACGAGGACTCTaggttacagatgaggaaacccaaACAGGTTAATTAACCTAAGGTCATGCAGCCAGTAAGTAACAGTGCTGGAATTTGAATCTACCAAGTCTAGTCTAAGCCTtggctcttaaccactgtgctatTGGCTATAACATCttaaattataaatcaataagaTGTTTTGAACTCTCTCGGACCAAATAAAAACCCAGTGCAGTTCTGGAGGTTACAGTCATTAGACAAATCCTTTCTCCTCACAGTACTTCAGGGTTCTCTGTCATGTTCAAGTGTTTCTGTCCCAATGCCTACTCACAGAAATAGTAATTATGTAAAAAgcattttcaatttatttcagtAAGGCTTGGATTTTAATGGAGTGCAgaacttttctgtaaaatgttaatCTAGCAttgtgtggggggaaaaaaaccctgcttttgaaataaatgtaCTTCAGCTGTGTGACTGAGTAAAAGTCACGTCACTCTCTAAATCTTGACTTCTTCCTTTTGGTAAAACGAATATAATTTATACCTGCCTTGCAGGaactgctgtgagaattaaaaagaataatatgggCGAAGCCCTGGCTAACACAAACTGGGTCCCCcataaatgattaaaattaaaagaaaaatttataactACACTTGACTTCTGTAAATACTATGGAGGAATCTTTCAgtattatacatttattatacAAGCCaggttttcaaaaaaaattaaaactatttgtCTTTGAGAGGTAGAGGGATGGTCTGGCATTGTTATAGGTAGGCGGTTTCAAAATTAGCctcactaaattaaaaataaatgagtgctCATAAAAGATAATTAAGGGAGTCTACCCGAGATGAGGATTATGTTTTCTACTTGACCTGTAATTTTAATACAAAGTTGTAACTCTTTTTTTCTAAACTGCtaagaaatttttcataatatttttctaGATGTATATCCTTTTCATTTCAGGTATTAATAGTTTCAAAAAAGGTCTCAAAAACACATCTCCATTATTGTATTTTATGAAAAGTTTTTCCAAGTTGACACGAATGTTTGGTTTTTAAACAGAGTCAATGACGTGGGAGTGGGAGGTCACTGAAGTGTTGAACCTCGTGGGGAGGAGGACACAACCAAGTATATGAAGGAAAACATGAATAATTTATCATATCTGAAAGTCAACTCTCAAATTGGTTATGACTTTTATACTAGAAAACTAGTACTGCTGGAACATAATTAAAAACCTAGAATCATGCTGAGTGGTAACTGTAAGGCAAATTAAGAAGCTATGTAATCACAGCTATAACTACGTAGTTTTTGTGAAAAATCTATCTTAGGCCACAAAGAAAATTTGGATTTGAGGCCAAGAGACTTTCATGGTAATAATACATAACTGATATATCTCAATAACATAAAAATTGCAAGGAGAAAGTGTAACAACAGCAGTATTACTTTCAAGAACTGTGTCAGGAGCTAAAAAAGAATCTCACAAAATTAGATAAATATATCCAGTCTGACATAAACACCATATGGTAACCGCCTTAAGAGACAGGAGTTGTATGTTATGTGTTAAAATTATGACACAGAGGTAGTAAAAGCTGGAAAGCAAATGCAATTTGCACAATTGGGTCTGaagtctaatattttatttttctagataaAAAGAATAAGATTGCAATATTATAGCTTTGGAATTTTTCTCCCATCTAGTTAAACTTCACAGAAAGGAGCAGTTGATATTATATTGCAATAGTTCCCCAAACAGTGGCATGGTTTAGCTGATCTTCCCTGGTTGCACTATTTaatgaatgtttaaaattaaatttaatataacCACATTTGCAGCAACTGAAAATGGTCTCAAAACTCAAGGGTAcaatcattctctttttttcctgaggGGTTAGAATCACTCCCACAGTGTAATTAAGAATGTTTCAACTGACCTCTGAATCACTATAAGCATCAAGCATATGGATATCAACTACAGCCAGGAAAGACTTGGAGAGAGTATTGTAACATTTCAGGCCTTCTATCAAAGAATATCGCtttcaacagaaaaatagaaacagctGAAATCCAAGGGCAATATGGTGCCTCAAGTCCTCCTTAAAAGTAGGGACTGTGCAAATAAcataaatcaacaaatatttagataacataaatataaaatagttcaAAGTACCTGCCTCCCAAACAAAAAGCCCTCCCctgcaaaagacaaagaaaacaaaaacagattttaaagacTTCCTTTTGAGAAAAGTGGTATAATCTCTATTTACAAAAAATACATGATTGTTGCAAGTTTAGCTGCGCAACTCATATTTACAGCAATCTCATTTTGTAAGCATCCTGGCTGCTGAATCCTATAGATTCAGAAAGATAGCAGGAGTTATAGCCTCTTCTTGTTCAGCTATTTTAAAATGGCAGGGGGGACTTCACCTTTGCAAAAAAGCAACAGTGGCCAAAGTAGAAGGTATTTCCAGAGTCCCTTCTAATAGAAAGACAGTTG encodes the following:
- the LOC122678967 gene encoding spidroin-2-like, giving the protein MPGEQGSPEVTPAPPALYRRAAATIEPTAPACFLFTSICLTSQKSLRRQKETRLAPKQMELRTAVSAAIFSADTQRAKLAAPLGPVKRPGERGPRPQHCGDVGPGFPLGLISSDTSNFCRGGGRDAASAPDVRWRRGVGGSAWRGGHVVGSSARASLSDLYGSADSLEQRSARRGACPRAPGSRRCRPSRSAAGLQFHGVFVFLSPPAEGHGISPKGTEERGAWGLPGCAWVFGSRRRSRCPPLQEAPRAFSRAESRPRARVCGARRPWAPAAAQPPPRGGEGRGRHLPETWRERGRDGSELATGEARERCSLPHLMVPVPQASAALLPPVSCCGAAWGPASPRAGGGSGCLRTFSLTRALGYIEEPGSASPGRRRREDAGSSRAAGRPSGAALGGVCRRGAAGKSKGAGPAAAAAEGRRRSAGVASLASAWSGASPTPWPWLR